The window TGCAGGTCTTTTTGTTTGGGGTTAACACACACACAGTAATTCGTATAAAAGAAGAGTCCCGCAATGCTCTCACGGGACTCTCTTATAAACGTAACACTAGTAAGTTCTACTCCGCGATTCGATTCGGCTTCCCGTCTCAGAACCAGAATTTACTTGTGCCACAAGAATAATATAGCACACGAATTACGAGTGCGAACAAAATTTCGCGCACTCTTTTAATCCCGCGCGGAACATTCCAAATTGGAATAGCGGAGCCATTTAAGCATTCAACTTCGCTTCTTTCCAGAGCTTTTGCAGGCCCTCTAGGCCCACGTCCTTGATTTCCTGGCCCTGTTCCTTGACGCGGCGTTCCACTTCGCGGAAGCGCTTTTCGAACTTGTTGTTCGCGCGTTGCAGTGCGATGTTGGCGTTGAAACCGCAATGGCGAGCCACATTCACAAGGCTAAACATGATGTCGCCAAATTCATCTTCCAGGCGATCCACGTTTGCATTCTCGGGAGAAATCTTTTCCATCTCGGCACGGAATTCCGCAAATTCCTCTTGTGCCTTATCAAACACGGGAGCAGCCTCCCCCCAATCGAAACCGACTTTCGCCACGCGGCGGATAATATCTTGTGAGCGCGCAAGCGTAGGCATGCTCTTGCTGACTTTATCCATAATAGACTCGCCCGCATGCTTTAAGTTGTTTTTCTCCTGAGCCTTGATGCGTTCCCAACGGCGGCTCACGTCATTTGCCGTATCTACTTTAGCATCGCCAAACACATGCGGATGCCTGCGCACCATCTTTTCGCACAAGCCCTGGATCACGTCATCAATCGTAAAGTCGCCCTGTTCCTTGCACACCTGCGAATGGAAAACCACCTGGAACAGCACATCACCGAGTTCCTCGCACATGTGCTCTTTGTCGCCATCTTGCGCGGCATCGATAAACTCACAGCTTTCTTCAACCAAATATGGCAACAGCGAATGCGTGGTCTGCTGGCGGTCCCACGGGCAGCCGTTTTCCGAACGCAGACGAGCCATAATATCGACGAGATCCTTAAACGTGTACTTCATGCGCCCAAAGATAGAAAGTAAACGCGCCCCCTTGTTTTTCTGCAACAAATTCAGTAAATTAAGTCACAGCTTTATTAGATTCTTGCTTATATCGTTTCTTATATCCCTTAACTTTATTCTCACCAAATACGACACCCCAAAATACATCCAGGGTGTGACAATAGTATGGAAACGAAACTCTCTCCCGAAAATTATCCGCTCGCCTTGCGTGCATCCAAGTATAGTCCCAAGCAACTCTTTTGCAAAGGCTCTCTCCCCTCCAACGACAAAATCGGCATCGCCATGGTCGGCACGCGACGCCCATCCGCCAACGCCGAAGAACTCTGCAGGCGACTCGTCGATTCGCTCAAACCCACAAATGCCGTTGTTGTTTCAGGGCTTGCACAGGGCATAGACAGCTTTTGCCACCGCGCAGCCCTCGATGCAGGCATACCCACAATAGCCGTCTTAGCGCAAGGGCTAGACGCCAAAATCGAAGGGGAACGCAACACCCTCGCCAAACGGATTATCGACGCAGGAGGCGCCCTATTGAGCGAATACGAAGGCGACACGCCTGCCTACAAGGGGAACTTCATCGCACGGAACCGCATCATCAGCGGGCTCAGCCAATCGACGCTCGTGGTCCAGAGCCGTCAAAAAGGAGGCGCCCTACTCACCGCGCAATTCTGCCTAGACGAAGGGAAACCTCTCCTCGCCTGCCCCGGGAACTTCGACTGCGAACTCTACAGCGGCACGAACGCGCTCCTCGACAGCGGGCACGCCAAAGCGGTCTTCATCCCCGAAAGTCTACGGGCAGTCGCCGGAATTCCATGCCTCGAAGGGGCAAAAATCGAGCAATTGAGCACATACGGGGTACAACTGTCGGACGGGGCTCAAAAAGTCTTTGACCGGTTTAACGGATTCCGCAAAACATTTTCGGAACTTCAAGAAGATTTCGACTTTAAGGCGCCAGAACTTTTAGCTATATTGACGGAGCTAGAAATATCTGGTCTAGTCTCGTCAAAGGACAACTTCCAATTCTATTTTAACGGAGCATAATTAGTTGCACATACGACTTATTATTGGAATTGCCACCGCGATAACCTTCGCGTTCCTGGTCTTCCATTTGCTGTTCGGCAAGAACAGCATTCCGGAGCAGCGTAGAATCGCAAGGGAAATTGAGCTTTACCAGAAGCAAATCGACTCTCTGAGCAAGGTCATCGAAGAGCGAGACGAACTCATCCTGAAGTTAAAGACCGATTCCCTCTACAAAGAAGAAATACTGCGCACCCGCTACGGCATGAGCCGTGAAGGCGAAAAAGCATTTCAGCTGGTGAAGTAGCGGCGAAGCAGCCAGCCAACTGCTTATGCCATCTTGCTTGCATCAGTGTTGGTGCATTCGACCTTTCCGGCGAAGAAGCTATAGGCTGCAGGCACAATGAAAAGCGTCATGAACGTTGCAAACGTGAGACCGCCTACAATGGCAA of the Fibrobacter sp. UWB2 genome contains:
- a CDS encoding septum formation initiator family protein, encoding MHIRLIIGIATAITFAFLVFHLLFGKNSIPEQRRIAREIELYQKQIDSLSKVIEERDELILKLKTDSLYKEEILRTRYGMSREGEKAFQLVK
- the mazG gene encoding nucleoside triphosphate pyrophosphohydrolase, with amino-acid sequence MKYTFKDLVDIMARLRSENGCPWDRQQTTHSLLPYLVEESCEFIDAAQDGDKEHMCEELGDVLFQVVFHSQVCKEQGDFTIDDVIQGLCEKMVRRHPHVFGDAKVDTANDVSRRWERIKAQEKNNLKHAGESIMDKVSKSMPTLARSQDIIRRVAKVGFDWGEAAPVFDKAQEEFAEFRAEMEKISPENANVDRLEDEFGDIMFSLVNVARHCGFNANIALQRANNKFEKRFREVERRVKEQGQEIKDVGLEGLQKLWKEAKLNA
- a CDS encoding DNA-processing protein DprA, which gives rise to METKLSPENYPLALRASKYSPKQLFCKGSLPSNDKIGIAMVGTRRPSANAEELCRRLVDSLKPTNAVVVSGLAQGIDSFCHRAALDAGIPTIAVLAQGLDAKIEGERNTLAKRIIDAGGALLSEYEGDTPAYKGNFIARNRIISGLSQSTLVVQSRQKGGALLTAQFCLDEGKPLLACPGNFDCELYSGTNALLDSGHAKAVFIPESLRAVAGIPCLEGAKIEQLSTYGVQLSDGAQKVFDRFNGFRKTFSELQEDFDFKAPELLAILTELEISGLVSSKDNFQFYFNGA